The following are from one region of the Nicotiana tabacum cultivar K326 chromosome 3, ASM71507v2, whole genome shotgun sequence genome:
- the LOC107776588 gene encoding CASP-like protein 1C2, with the protein MTLANRIIIFLLRLLALGASVAAIVIMVTSHDSAQVLGMTFEAKFANTPTFKYFVGVNILAGAYSLIVLFFPTKNLLGRIILISDIIMTLLLDSSISACLAIAQVGKKGNSHAGWLPICGQVPKFCDHVAGSLIAGFAAAILYFLLLLCSFHNVLNLYTLKA; encoded by the exons ATGACTTTGGCAAACAGGATCATCATATTTCTGCTTAGGCTTTTAGCCTTGGGGGCTAGTGTTGCAGCCATTGTTATCATGGTTACCAGCCATGATTCTGCTCAAGTCTTGGGCATGACCTTTGAAGCCAAATTTGCCAACACACCAACGTTCAA GTACTTTGTTGGAGTGAATATACTAGCAGGTGCCTACTCCCTCATAGTTCTGTTTTTCCCTACCAAGAACTTGCTGGGACGCATTATACTCATTTCAGATATC ATTATGACATTGCTGTTGGACTCAAGCATATCAGCATGTTTAGCAATAGCACAAGTGGGGAAAAAGGGGAATAGTCATGCAGGTTGGCTACCAATTTGTGGACAAGTTCCAAAGTTCTGTGATCATGTTGCTGGATCTCTTATTGCTGGATTTGCAGCTGCTATTCTctatttccttcttcttctttgctcTTTTCACAATGTTCTAAATCTTTACACCCTCAAAGCTTAG